The following nucleotide sequence is from Pseudomonas sp. RC10.
TTCCTACAGAGGTCCGGTGTCGCCGCAAATGTATCGCCCGACGCCGTTCCAACTGTGGGAGCGAATTCATTCGCGAAGGGCCCGTACATCCGGCACATCTCTGTCGCCTGACTGATTTTCGCGAATGAATTCGCTCCTACAGGGCCCCGTGTCGCCGCAAATGTATCGCCCGACGCCGTTCCAACTGTAGGAGCGAATTCATTCGCGAAGGGCCCGTACATCCGGCACATCTCTGTCGCCTGACTGATTTTCGCGAATGAATTCGCTCCTACAGGGGCCCCGCGTCGCCGCAAACGTGTCGCCCGATGCAGTTCCAACTGTGGGAGCGAATTCATTCGCGAAGGGCCGGTACATCCGGCATATCCCTGTCGCCTGAGCGATTTTTCGCGAATGAATTCGCTCCTACAGGGGGACGCGTTGCCGCACAAGTATCGCCTGATGCAGTTCCCATTGCCCCGCGGCATTTCAAAAAACCGGACCGCGAGTCACGTCGCAAACACGTCGACGCTCACGGCTCCCCCTCCCAATAATCCAGCGTCGCCTCAGGACGCTGCACGGCCTTGAACGCCCTCGCCCCATTTAGGGTGACCATCGCCTGATACTTGCCGGAATCCGGGTATTCGCAGACTTCCGGGGTTTCGCGGGTGCTGATGGAGAGGTATTTGAGCGGCGCGTCGGAGGTGTTGATGATTTGGTGCGGGTATTCCGGGCCCGGGGGAATGAAGATCACATCGCCGGGCTTGATCGGCAGCATTTCGCCCGCGACGCGCAGGCTGCCCTGCCCTTCGATGACCACGAACATCTCTTCCTGAGCGTAGTGAAAATGGTAAGGGCAGGAGCGTTTGCCCGGCGCGACGATGTCCACGGACGCGCCGAGCTTTTGGGCGGCGGTGCCGGTGCCGAGTCTTGCGGCCTGACTCTCGTAGAGCGGGTCGCGACGTTCAGCTTCCAACGGCACTTCGTTGAAGTTGCGGATCAGACGAGATGCCAGATCGAGCTGACGATTGGTCATATTTTTTCCTGTGATCCCAGCATCTGTAGGAGCGCATCTAGCGGGTCGCAACAACAAACAGCCTCGGGAACGGCAGCAGCACGGAGCCGTCCGCCAATGCCGGATATGCCTGGGAAATAGCCTTCAAATACGCATCGAGAAACGCTTTCTGCTCGCTGTCATCAAGCTTTTGCAGATACGGACGCAGTGCCGAGCCCTTGAACCATTCGACCACCGCCGCATGCCCACCGGCCAAAGGGTGGTGGTAGGTGGTGCGCCAG
It contains:
- a CDS encoding cupin domain-containing protein, which translates into the protein MTNRQLDLASRLIRNFNEVPLEAERRDPLYESQAARLGTGTAAQKLGASVDIVAPGKRSCPYHFHYAQEEMFVVIEGQGSLRVAGEMLPIKPGDVIFIPPGPEYPHQIINTSDAPLKYLSISTRETPEVCEYPDSGKYQAMVTLNGARAFKAVQRPEATLDYWEGEP